In Streptomyces sp. NBC_00341, the DNA window AGTCGTTCGCCGCGCACTCAGCAGATCCTCGGCAGCTGTTCACCGATCGGCAGCCCGATCACCCGGCTCCCGCCCAGGCCCGTCCGCGCGACCACCATCCCCGCGTGATCCGGTACGCAGCTGCCGATCGCACAAGCGGACCGGCCCAACGGGTGGGCCCGCATCGCGGCCAGCACCCGGTCCGCGTCCGCGGCCGGGACGATGGCGATCAGCTTGCCCTCGTTGGCCACCTGGAGCGGGTCGAGCCCGAGCAGACTGCACGCGTCCCGCACAGTGGGCGGCACCGGCAGCAGCCGCTCGACCAGCTCGATGCCCACCTCGGAGGCGCGGGCGATCTCGTTCAGCGAAGCGGAGACACCCCCGCGCGTCGGGTCCCGGAGCACATGGACGTCGCTGCCGGTGGCGAGCATCGCGGCGACCAGTCCGTGCAGCGCCGCGGTGTCGCTCTCGACGGTCGTACCGAACTCCAGGCCCTCGCGGCAGCTCATCACCGCCACCCCGTGCACCCCGATGTCGCCGCTGACGAGCACGGCGTCGCCGGGGCGGGCCCGGCGCGGGTTGATGTCGACACCGGCCGGCACCACACCGATCCCCGAGGTGTTGAGGTAGACGCCGTCACCGCTGGCGCGCTCCACGACCTTGGTGTCGCCGGTGACCAGGCGTACGCCGGCGTCCTGTGCCGCCCGGCCCACGGCCTGCGCGATCCGGCCGAGGACGCTCAGCTCCGTGCCCTCCGCGAGGATGAAGGCGGTCGACAGGAACAGCGGCGTCGCACCCGACATCGCCAGGTCGTTCACCGTCCCGTTCACCGCCAGGTCACCGATGGACCCGCCGGGGAAGAACATCGGCTTCACCACGAACGAGTCCGTCGAGAAGGCGAGCCGGGTGTCTCCGCCGACCGTCAGGACGGCCGAGTCACCGAGATCGGCGGCCGCCGCCGCCCCGTACGCGGGCAGGAACAGATGCTCGATCAGCTCGCCGGACATCGCGCCGCCGCCACCGTGGCCCATCACGACGTTCGGAACGTCCCGCAGCGGTACGGGGCAGGACCACCCCTCGAAGTCCAGCCCGGTCCGGACCGGCAGCGCGCCGGGTACACCGCTCACCATCGCGGTCAGGTCCTGCATCGCGTCAGTCACTTCGCATCGACCAGTTCCAGGCGGCGGTGGGTGTAGTACGCGGCGCAGGCGCCCTCGGAGGACACCATGGTCGCGCCGAGCGGGTTGCGCGGCGTGCACTCCTTGCCGAACGCCTCGCACAGGTGCGGCTTGATCAGGCCCTGGAGGACCTCGCCCGAGCGGCAGAGCGACGACTCGGCGGT includes these proteins:
- the hypE gene encoding hydrogenase expression/formation protein HypE, which translates into the protein MQDLTAMVSGVPGALPVRTGLDFEGWSCPVPLRDVPNVVMGHGGGGAMSGELIEHLFLPAYGAAAAADLGDSAVLTVGGDTRLAFSTDSFVVKPMFFPGGSIGDLAVNGTVNDLAMSGATPLFLSTAFILAEGTELSVLGRIAQAVGRAAQDAGVRLVTGDTKVVERASGDGVYLNTSGIGVVPAGVDINPRRARPGDAVLVSGDIGVHGVAVMSCREGLEFGTTVESDTAALHGLVAAMLATGSDVHVLRDPTRGGVSASLNEIARASEVGIELVERLLPVPPTVRDACSLLGLDPLQVANEGKLIAIVPAADADRVLAAMRAHPLGRSACAIGSCVPDHAGMVVARTGLGGSRVIGLPIGEQLPRIC